Part of the Paenibacillus kyungheensis genome, GCAGGTGAAGCGTTCCGCGATATTTTACAGGCTGTCAATCAAGTGGCTGGTGATATTGAAGAAGTCTCCGCAGGTGCAGAACAATTATCAGCAAGCACGACTGAGATTGTCCAATACTCCAAACAGATCAATCATATCGCTCAAGAATCTTCTGAAGGTATGCTAAGTGTATCTGCGGCTACGCAAGAACAACTGGCTTCTATGGAAGAGATTACATCCTCATCGTCTTCTCTAGCACAGACAGCAGAACAACTTCATAACGAAGTTAGCGCATTTAAAGTCTAATATTTTAGCTTACTTTTGTTACTAGCTTTATAGCAAATAGGCAATACCCCGTATCCTTTTATGATCAGAAGATCGCATATAAAGGATACGGGGTATTTTGGTATATCATTGTGTACCATGTGTAAAGATAATGACTTAAATTTACATTTTGATCTTTTTCGTTTTTTTACCATGATCATCTAGCGTAGAGAGCTTTCCTTCTGCTCGCTCCATTTCTATAATCTTTTCCGCCAAAATCTTACTGGAGTTCGCCAATACTGCCATTTTGAGCGAAAGATTACTTAACATTTCTTGTTCTGTCGTAGTCGTCTGACCGAGCAATCTGCTCTCAGCTTTGGCTTGTTCCATCGTATAACTGGATGCTTGCTCTTGTTCTGTCACAAAGTGATCATACACTTCAGCAAATGTTTTGGTCTGTAATTGAAATTCGATAATACCTTGTATGACTGCTAAAGGTAATACAGGTTTGAGGGTGCACAGCATCATCAAGTAAGCAATATGCGTACGGGAATAGCGCTTTTTGATCGTAGGTGGAATAATGCCCTGTTTGACATAATTGTTGATCATAGAGGGTGAGATTAACTTGCCTGCACTCTCCCCGGGGAATTTGTGAAAATGCTTTTCTAATAAAGCGACCACTTGATCCATATATAAATCAATGTCGGGAATCTGCTCCCATCTGGGAAACTTATAAGCCACTTTCTCTTTACCCCATGCTTCTAATTCTTGAGCCAGTTTGTCTTCCATTATGTATTCCTCCTTGAGCTGAGCATGTATGATAAGATTCATTGTCTGTAATTTGTGTTTATGATTGTATATGGTTATAATAACTATATCATAAAGTTATTAGTTTTATATGTTAAAATTTAAATAAAATGAATATAGTATTTTTAGTATATTCTATCTCTGTGTAAAGAAAGAGTGGTTTGGATGAAATCAATTGCTTGGGTGACAGATAGTACAGCTATGATCGATACTGATTTTGCAGCAGAACATCATATTTATATTGTACCTTTACGTCTGATTGTGAACAATGAAGCGTACAAAGAAAATGTTGAAATTACAGCAGAACAATTTTATGAGAAAATGCGTCAAAACGAAAGTGTAGGTAGCTCACAGCCACCGATTGGCGAATTTATGGAATTATACGAATCTATTAAAGATAAATATGACGATATTATCGTGATTCATTGTTCTTCTGAATTAAGTGGTACGTATCACACTTCACTACAAGCGGCTGAGATCACTGAAACTTCTGTGATCGGGATTGATTCCAAAGTCGGCGCTTTTCCTTTACGTGAAATGGTTATGCAAGGAGTCAAATGGCAACAACAAGGCGATACGGCTCTGGAGATCAAAGCCAAAATCGATATGATTATTGAAAATATGGACTTTTATCTGATTCCAGCAAGTCTTTCTCAATTGCATCGTAGTGGACGGGTATCCGGTACTCAATTGGTGATCAGTCAGTTACTACGTATCCACCTCCTATTGCGTTTTGTAGAAGGTAAAATTATTGTAGAAGACAAAATTCGTACTTTCAAAAAAGCCAAACACAAACTGATGGATATTCTCAAAAAAGATATCGATCTGGTCAAAAGTGTATGTATTATGCACGCTAACAATATTGAAGAAGCATTTCAAATGGAGAAAGAAATCAGTGTATTTGCTCCGCTACTCAAAATTGAAATTGCTCCCTTTATTCCTGTTGTCGGTGTTCACGCCGGTGAAGGTACAATGGCATTAGCATGGATTCGTCAAAATTAAATACTATTTAACACATTCATTCTATATATAAAGGATTACCTATAGATCTCATCAAAAAGCAACTTGTAGCTATATGCTACAGGTTGCTTTTTTGTTGTCTGCGTTCACTGGTCAGCATTTATAACTATTCAATAAGATGATCCAAAAAATGAATAATGACTCTGACCATATCTTTTTTTGACTATTCTTCACAATTACAGCTTCTACCTGTGATTTATTAAATTGAAATGTAAGCATTTGCATTTAGAACCTTAAGAACTATATCTTAAGCACTAAAATTTACAAAATTGTCTAATATATAAAAAGAAATTGTCGATATAGATAAAGTTGAATGCGTTACACATTACATATTGGGGGACAATATTATGAAACGTTTGCGTGTTGGTAAAGTCAAAATGAGTATACAGACCAAATTGTTAACTGGCTTTTTAAGTGTGATTCTTTTGTTAGTCATAGTAAGTTTACTTGCTCTAACAAGTACACGAAGTATGGGCAATCAAGCAGTCGATGTAAATACGAAATGGATGCCAAGTGTTACTTTATTAGGAACGCTTAACGGGGATGTGTCCGATCTAGAGCGTCTATTGCTCAATATTATTGTAGAAAATAATCAAGATGAAGTTGCCAAGCTTAATCAAGATTACGAGACATTACTGAAAAAAATTCAAACAGAACGTACTGCTTATGAAAAGTTAATCGAAAGCGATGATGAACAACGTCTGTATCAACGCTTCTCTACACAATATGAAGCGTATATTAAAGTTTCACCTAACGTGCTTAATGCAGGTCTGAATAATGATTTGAATAAAGCGATTGCTTTGCACCGTAATGCGTATGCTTTCTGGTACACGGCTAATTCTACTATTGCAGAATTGGTAGCTTATGATAACAAACAAGCCACTCAACTTACAGATGAGTCGGTAAGTACATCGCGGAAAGCAAGTTTTAATATTATTTTGTTAAGTGTAATCGCTATTATTGTTGCTTTGGCTATTGCTTTCCTTATTGCTCGTTCGATCTCCAAGCCTGCTAGATCGCTACAAAAAGCAGCTGAACAAATTGCTGCCGGTGATCTGACTGGATCTGATTTGATTATCAAAAACAAAGATGAGATCGGTTCATTAGCGGTTTCATTTAATGATATGAAGCACAATTTGCGTCAGGTGATCGAATCGGTCGCTTCTACTTCCGAATTGGTCGCTGCTTCTTCAGAACAATTAACAGCAAGTAGTGAACAAAATAAACAAGCGGCTGAACAAATCGCGGAAACCGTACAAGAAAATGCAGTCGGTACAGCCAAACAAGTCGATATTGCCAACAAGTCTTCTCAAGCGATGCAAGAAATGGCGATCGGTGTAGAACAGATTGCGGTTCGTGCACAGACAGTATCTAACTCTGCTGTCGATGCGGCAAGCAAATCTTCGGATGGTAATCATGCTATCCAACAAGCGGTATCACAAATGGATTCAATTCAACAATCCTTACATTCTCTAGGCTCTGTAGTAAAAGAATTAGGTAGTCGCTCTCAAGAGATTGGTAATATTACCAAAGTAATCACTGGCATCTCTTCGCAAACGAATTTATTAGCGCTGAACGCTTCAATTGAAGCCGCTCGTGCAGGCGAAGCAGGTCGAGGATTCGCAGTCGTTGCTGATGAAGTCGGCAAATTAGCAGAACAATCTTCCCAATCAGCGAAGCAAATTATTGAATTGGTCGCTTTTATTCAAAAAGATACGTTAAATGCGATTGAAGCGGTTGATCTAAACAATCGTGAATTTGATAAAGGGATGGCTTCTGTCGCGATTGCAGGGACTGCTTTCCAGGATATTTTACAAGCAGTTAATCAAGTAGCAAGCGATATTGAAGAAGTATCTGCTGGTGCAGAACAGATGTCTGCAAGCACGACTGAGATTGTAGAGTATTCCAGACAGATTTCTCATATCGCTCAAGAATCGGCTGCCGGTATGTTAAATGTATCTGCTGCTACACAAGAACAGTTAGCATCGATGGAAGAAATTAATGCTTCCTCTTCTTCGCTAGCAGAGACGGCTGAACAGTTACACAGCGAAATGAATGAGTTCAAAATTTAACTCGGGACAAACTGTACTAGCACTACGCTAAAATAGATATTCCAACCTATAGATCAAAAAGCCCACATTACTCTAAAATGAAAAGGATTGCTTTTCTTTAAAGAGCTGGCGGGCTTTTTGATGTCTACTTGTATTGGCTATTCGTAGTAAGATAAAATAAAGAATATCTATAGTTAGAGGTTAGCAGAAAAAAGTAACA contains:
- a CDS encoding DegV family protein is translated as MKSIAWVTDSTAMIDTDFAAEHHIYIVPLRLIVNNEAYKENVEITAEQFYEKMRQNESVGSSQPPIGEFMELYESIKDKYDDIIVIHCSSELSGTYHTSLQAAEITETSVIGIDSKVGAFPLREMVMQGVKWQQQGDTALEIKAKIDMIIENMDFYLIPASLSQLHRSGRVSGTQLVISQLLRIHLLLRFVEGKIIVEDKIRTFKKAKHKLMDILKKDIDLVKSVCIMHANNIEEAFQMEKEISVFAPLLKIEIAPFIPVVGVHAGEGTMALAWIRQN
- a CDS encoding methyl-accepting chemotaxis protein — protein: MKRLRVGKVKMSIQTKLLTGFLSVILLLVIVSLLALTSTRSMGNQAVDVNTKWMPSVTLLGTLNGDVSDLERLLLNIIVENNQDEVAKLNQDYETLLKKIQTERTAYEKLIESDDEQRLYQRFSTQYEAYIKVSPNVLNAGLNNDLNKAIALHRNAYAFWYTANSTIAELVAYDNKQATQLTDESVSTSRKASFNIILLSVIAIIVALAIAFLIARSISKPARSLQKAAEQIAAGDLTGSDLIIKNKDEIGSLAVSFNDMKHNLRQVIESVASTSELVAASSEQLTASSEQNKQAAEQIAETVQENAVGTAKQVDIANKSSQAMQEMAIGVEQIAVRAQTVSNSAVDAASKSSDGNHAIQQAVSQMDSIQQSLHSLGSVVKELGSRSQEIGNITKVITGISSQTNLLALNASIEAARAGEAGRGFAVVADEVGKLAEQSSQSAKQIIELVAFIQKDTLNAIEAVDLNNREFDKGMASVAIAGTAFQDILQAVNQVASDIEEVSAGAEQMSASTTEIVEYSRQISHIAQESAAGMLNVSAATQEQLASMEEINASSSSLAETAEQLHSEMNEFKI
- a CDS encoding DUF1836 domain-containing protein, producing the protein MEDKLAQELEAWGKEKVAYKFPRWEQIPDIDLYMDQVVALLEKHFHKFPGESAGKLISPSMINNYVKQGIIPPTIKKRYSRTHIAYLMMLCTLKPVLPLAVIQGIIEFQLQTKTFAEVYDHFVTEQEQASSYTMEQAKAESRLLGQTTTTEQEMLSNLSLKMAVLANSSKILAEKIIEMERAEGKLSTLDDHGKKTKKIKM